The following are from one region of the Hymenobacter radiodurans genome:
- a CDS encoding glycoside hydrolase family 3 N-terminal domain-containing protein: MLLASGTTGLAQKKPPTAATIEQRVSSLLAQMTLEEKVGQLNQYSGRELTGPVSNRKTDLLNSIRSGQVGSMLNVKGVADTRAIQAEAMKSRLKIPLLFSLDVIHGYQTVFPIPLGEAASWDLAAIRESAHVAAREAAASGIHWTFAPMVDVGRDPRWGRVMEGAGEDTYLGSQIAKARVLGFQGEKLGSTDAIMACAKHFAAYGAALAGRDYNVVDMSEQQLWEVYLPPFKAAADAGVATFMNSFNTLNGIPATGNSYLQRDILKGQWQYPGFVVSDWGSIKEMVAWGYSLDKADAAQKAITAGSDMDMESDAYSASLAQLVKDGKADIRLVDDAVRRILRKKFELGLFDDPYKFSDAKREKKVLSDPQHRVAARQIAQKSIVLLKNEKNTLPLTSQRKIALIGPLAKAKRDLAGSWIVLADTTQITSVYDGLTKRGGENAPRCFTPKAARCRATPAPASRKP, translated from the coding sequence TTGTTGCTGGCCTCCGGCACCACCGGATTAGCCCAGAAAAAGCCCCCCACGGCGGCTACTATTGAGCAGCGCGTCAGCAGTTTGCTGGCCCAGATGACCTTGGAGGAGAAAGTCGGCCAGCTCAACCAATACTCGGGCCGCGAGCTGACGGGCCCAGTCAGCAACCGCAAAACCGATTTGCTCAACAGCATTCGCAGCGGGCAGGTAGGCTCCATGCTGAACGTGAAAGGCGTAGCCGACACGCGCGCAATTCAAGCGGAAGCCATGAAGTCGCGCCTGAAGATTCCGCTGCTGTTCAGCCTCGATGTGATTCACGGCTACCAAACTGTTTTCCCGATTCCGTTGGGTGAAGCGGCTTCCTGGGACTTGGCGGCCATCCGCGAATCGGCGCACGTGGCGGCCCGCGAGGCAGCGGCTTCGGGCATCCACTGGACGTTTGCGCCCATGGTGGATGTGGGCCGCGACCCGCGCTGGGGTCGCGTGATGGAGGGCGCCGGCGAAGACACCTACCTCGGCTCCCAGATTGCCAAAGCCCGCGTGCTGGGTTTTCAGGGCGAGAAGCTGGGCAGCACCGACGCCATAATGGCTTGCGCCAAGCACTTCGCGGCCTACGGGGCCGCCTTGGCCGGCCGCGACTACAACGTGGTGGATATGAGCGAGCAGCAGCTTTGGGAGGTGTATCTGCCGCCCTTCAAAGCGGCGGCCGACGCGGGCGTAGCCACGTTTATGAACTCTTTCAATACCCTGAACGGCATTCCGGCCACCGGCAACAGTTATTTGCAGCGCGACATCCTGAAGGGTCAGTGGCAATATCCCGGCTTCGTGGTGAGCGATTGGGGCTCGATCAAGGAGATGGTGGCCTGGGGATATTCTCTGGATAAAGCCGACGCCGCCCAAAAAGCCATAACCGCCGGCAGCGACATGGACATGGAAAGCGACGCTTATTCTGCTTCGCTGGCACAGCTCGTCAAAGATGGCAAAGCCGACATAAGGCTCGTGGATGACGCTGTGCGCCGTATTCTGCGCAAAAAGTTTGAGTTGGGCCTGTTCGACGATCCCTACAAGTTCTCGGATGCCAAGCGCGAGAAAAAGGTACTCAGCGACCCGCAGCACCGCGTGGCTGCCCGCCAGATAGCGCAGAAATCCATCGTGCTGCTGAAGAACGAGAAGAACACGCTGCCCTTAACCTCGCAGCGCAAAATTGCCCTCATTGGTCCGCTGGCTAAGGCCAAGCGCGACCTGGCCGGCAGCTGGATTGTGCTGGCCGATACCACCCAAATAACCTCCGTGTACGACGGCCTGACCAAGCGCGGCGGCGAAAATGCCCCCAGGTGCTTTACGCCAAAGGCTGCGAGGTGCAGAGCGACTCCCGCGCCGGCTTCGCGCAAGCCGTAG
- a CDS encoding SusC/RagA family TonB-linked outer membrane protein, whose amino-acid sequence MVDNTGFERFSLRANYDAQLGKKLKLGLSLAPNYSRTDVKPISGSYNGGNIQGGGPGGETAIITSALILPPVVPVRLANGDYGAIRNSGSGLTTPGDLLNPVSTVDLYKDRASAIRALGSTYLEFEPITGLTLRTNFGAELLNTRRAIYVPASLPTNSNQGANISNPVLNNIDARQANGTNLNWVWENTATYNRTLGINHNLTLLAGYSAQRNTNEGSTVLGQTGTYTNTNIEYATAAGQLFGQANYSANALTSVFGRLDYAFKERYILTAALRTDGSSRFGPENRYATFPSVALAWRLGEENFIKGIPTISELKLRASYGVTGNNNIGDYNYQSYQTAANYVFGAGTGTRFYGFSPNGVAIRDLSWETNTQFDAGFDLGLFRDRIYLTVAAYQRNTTDLLLNRNIPALLGYSARALANVGEVRNRGLEFQLNTANIVQGDFTWSTAANLSMNRNEVIALAGANEQITFDAVFGYTGSIRVVPGQPLGVFYGYEQEGLYRDQSDIDSSPKWTASNTAVLPGDFKFKDRNGDGVINTQDIGPIGNPFPNFTYGLQNTFGYKALSLAVTLQGSQGNEVLYGGDRYTFNSPGQTNGRVELVDRWRSPENPGDGKTPRATSASSLRTVFNSYFIHDASFLRIRNVTLRYNLPEQWAKKASLQNASIYTSVQNLYTFTKYVGYNPKPTTTAIPATPHTASIRALTQ is encoded by the coding sequence GTGGTAGATAACACCGGCTTCGAGCGGTTTTCTCTGCGGGCCAATTACGACGCACAACTCGGCAAGAAGCTGAAACTGGGCTTGAGTTTGGCCCCCAACTACTCGCGCACCGACGTAAAGCCGATTTCGGGGAGCTACAACGGCGGCAACATCCAGGGCGGCGGCCCCGGCGGCGAAACAGCCATCATAACGTCGGCGCTGATTCTGCCGCCCGTGGTGCCCGTGCGCTTGGCCAACGGCGACTATGGCGCCATCCGCAACTCAGGCTCGGGCCTGACTACGCCGGGTGACCTGCTAAATCCTGTGTCTACGGTTGATTTATATAAGGACCGCGCCAGCGCCATACGCGCGCTGGGCTCTACTTACCTAGAATTCGAGCCTATCACGGGGCTGACGCTCCGCACCAATTTTGGGGCAGAGTTGCTCAACACCCGCCGCGCGATCTACGTGCCGGCGTCGTTGCCGACTAATAGCAACCAGGGCGCTAACATCTCCAACCCGGTGCTCAACAACATCGACGCGCGGCAGGCCAACGGTACCAACCTGAACTGGGTATGGGAGAATACGGCCACCTACAACCGCACGCTCGGCATCAACCATAACCTCACGCTGCTAGCTGGTTACTCGGCCCAGCGCAACACCAACGAAGGCAGCACGGTGCTGGGCCAAACGGGCACCTACACCAATACCAACATTGAGTACGCTACCGCCGCCGGCCAGCTGTTTGGGCAAGCCAACTATTCAGCAAACGCCCTGACCTCGGTATTCGGTCGCCTCGACTACGCCTTCAAGGAGCGCTACATTCTAACAGCTGCGCTGCGTACCGACGGCTCCTCACGCTTCGGCCCAGAAAACCGCTACGCTACCTTCCCTTCCGTGGCTTTGGCGTGGCGCTTGGGTGAGGAAAACTTCATCAAGGGCATTCCTACTATTTCAGAGCTGAAGCTGCGCGCCTCCTACGGCGTAACCGGCAACAACAACATCGGCGACTACAACTACCAGAGCTATCAGACAGCCGCCAACTACGTATTCGGCGCTGGCACAGGCACCCGCTTCTATGGTTTCTCGCCCAACGGGGTGGCTATTCGCGACTTAAGCTGGGAAACCAATACGCAGTTCGATGCCGGTTTTGACCTGGGCTTGTTCCGCGACCGGATCTACCTGACGGTGGCCGCATACCAGCGCAATACCACCGATTTGCTGCTCAACCGCAACATTCCGGCCTTGCTAGGTTACTCGGCACGGGCACTAGCCAACGTGGGGGAAGTACGCAACCGCGGCCTAGAGTTTCAGCTGAACACAGCCAACATTGTGCAAGGCGACTTCACGTGGAGCACCGCCGCTAACCTCTCGATGAACCGCAACGAGGTCATTGCCCTCGCTGGCGCCAATGAGCAAATCACCTTCGATGCCGTGTTCGGTTACACCGGCTCCATTCGGGTAGTGCCGGGCCAGCCGCTGGGTGTATTCTATGGCTACGAGCAGGAAGGACTCTACCGCGACCAAAGCGACATCGACAGCAGCCCCAAATGGACAGCTAGTAATACCGCCGTGCTACCGGGTGACTTCAAATTCAAGGACCGCAACGGCGATGGCGTTATCAACACCCAAGATATTGGCCCCATCGGCAACCCGTTCCCCAATTTCACCTACGGTCTGCAAAACACTTTCGGATATAAAGCCCTATCACTGGCCGTTACGCTGCAAGGCTCACAGGGCAACGAGGTTCTCTACGGGGGCGACCGGTACACCTTCAACTCGCCGGGCCAAACCAACGGCCGTGTGGAGCTAGTGGACCGCTGGCGCAGTCCCGAAAACCCAGGCGATGGCAAGACGCCCCGCGCCACTTCCGCTAGTTCGCTGCGCACGGTGTTCAATTCCTATTTCATCCACGACGCTTCATTCCTACGCATTCGCAACGTGACGTTGCGCTACAACCTGCCCGAGCAATGGGCCAAGAAAGCCAGCTTGCAAAACGCGAGCATTTACACCTCGGTGCAGAACCTGTACACCTTCACCAAATACGTGGGCTATAACCCGAAGCCAACAACTACGGCAATACCAGCAACCCCACATACGGCGTCGATCAGGGCTCTTACCCAATGA
- a CDS encoding endo-1,4-beta-xylanase produces the protein MKSLPVLVFCILLLMQCSNKESGDVAPVPTPTPPKTPPSTTLRQVAPFPMGAAVNINLLKTRAAYLNVVKTEYNSVTAENAMKFGAVHPSETVYNWTDADYLVEFAQQNNARVHGHTLIWYKSLPSWVTNYQGNTAAWENLMKTHIQTVVAHFKGKVAAWDVVNEAFEDDGQLRNSIWRQKLGDDYIARAFEYAHQADPEALLFYNDYGHEYSTTKRTAILGLVNSLKSRGIPIHGIGLQMHTSSTISNTNLANAINTAAQTGFKVHLAELDIAMNRDAVATATFTPALAAAQKDKYKAVVQAFRALPAAQRYGITTWNVGDADTWVRGYCSCPDWPLPFDENYQRKPAYDGIVEALQ, from the coding sequence ATGAAATCGTTGCCTGTACTCGTCTTTTGCATCCTGCTACTGATGCAGTGCAGCAACAAAGAGTCCGGCGACGTGGCGCCTGTTCCAACGCCTACACCCCCAAAAACGCCCCCCAGCACCACATTACGGCAAGTAGCGCCCTTTCCGATGGGTGCGGCCGTGAACATTAATCTGCTAAAGACGCGGGCCGCTTACCTGAACGTGGTAAAGACCGAATACAATAGCGTGACGGCCGAAAACGCCATGAAATTTGGCGCGGTGCATCCCAGCGAGACGGTTTACAACTGGACCGATGCGGACTATTTGGTGGAGTTTGCGCAGCAAAATAATGCCCGCGTGCACGGCCACACGCTCATCTGGTACAAGTCGCTACCCAGTTGGGTCACCAACTACCAAGGCAACACGGCGGCGTGGGAGAACCTGATGAAAACCCATATTCAGACCGTTGTGGCGCACTTTAAAGGCAAAGTAGCGGCGTGGGACGTGGTAAATGAAGCCTTTGAGGATGATGGGCAGTTGCGCAATAGCATCTGGCGGCAAAAGCTCGGCGACGACTACATCGCGCGGGCCTTTGAGTACGCGCATCAAGCCGACCCTGAGGCTTTGCTTTTCTACAATGACTATGGCCACGAGTACAGCACCACGAAGCGCACGGCTATTCTGGGCCTAGTAAACAGCCTAAAGAGCCGTGGTATTCCGATTCATGGTATTGGCCTGCAAATGCATACTAGCAGTACTATTTCCAATACCAATCTGGCCAACGCCATTAATACGGCCGCTCAAACCGGCTTCAAAGTGCATTTGGCCGAGCTGGACATTGCCATGAACCGAGATGCGGTGGCTACGGCAACGTTCACGCCGGCGCTGGCCGCGGCGCAGAAAGACAAATACAAAGCCGTGGTGCAGGCATTCAGGGCGCTGCCGGCTGCCCAGCGCTACGGCATCACCACCTGGAACGTGGGCGACGCGGATACCTGGGTGCGCGGCTACTGTAGCTGCCCCGATTGGCCCCTGCCCTTCGACGAAAATTACCAACGCAAGCCCGCCTACGACGGCATTGTGGAGGCTTTACAATAA
- a CDS encoding glycoside hydrolase family 2 protein, with translation MSLNGSWNYIIDPYENGFYDYRREAFDQSKSGKGGYYDNQKPSSTQEEELIEYDFDKSQAMQIPGDWNSQRPELLYYEGTIWFKKSFNLTPKAGKRYFLYFGAINYESHIYLNGKKLGMHKGGFTPIQYDITTGLNPSGGNFVVVKADNTRRPEAVPTINTDWWNYGGITRDVFIAETPDTYIVDYKVQLSKDDAKTLTGYVQLSGEGRAGQTVSLNIAEAEIKQTMKTDAEGRATFSVPARKLTLWSPQTPKLYTVALSASGDAIQDKIGFRTIQTRGQDILLNGKPIFMRGISMHDENPLIPGRARGEGDLRMMLTWAKELGCNFVRLAHYPHNEIMLKLADEMGLLVWAEVPVYWTIAWENPATYQNAETQLSDLINVGKNRASIVIWSVGNETPLGEPRLKFMSNLAKKARSLDDTRMISAALELHRTPDNVIHVDDPLGEFLDLTSINEYAGWYWGGKPGEITKYSFDIKYKKPVIISEFGGDALAGYHGDANTRWSEEYQEALYQNQIKMLGGISGLRGMTPWILADFRATRRQHPVYQNGFNRKGLISSTGVKKKAFYVLQEYYRQLAQKYDSK, from the coding sequence TTGAGCCTGAACGGATCTTGGAACTACATCATTGACCCCTACGAGAATGGCTTCTACGACTACCGCCGCGAGGCCTTTGATCAGTCGAAGTCGGGCAAGGGCGGCTATTATGATAACCAGAAGCCTAGCAGCACGCAGGAAGAGGAATTGATTGAGTACGACTTCGATAAGTCGCAGGCCATGCAGATTCCGGGTGACTGGAATTCGCAGCGGCCGGAGCTGCTCTATTACGAAGGCACCATCTGGTTTAAGAAAAGCTTCAACCTGACGCCCAAGGCCGGCAAGCGCTATTTCCTGTATTTCGGGGCCATTAACTACGAGTCGCACATTTACCTGAACGGCAAGAAGCTGGGCATGCACAAGGGCGGTTTCACCCCGATTCAGTACGACATCACGACCGGCCTCAACCCCTCGGGGGGCAATTTTGTGGTCGTGAAGGCCGACAACACCCGCCGCCCCGAAGCAGTACCGACCATCAACACGGACTGGTGGAACTACGGCGGCATCACCCGCGACGTGTTTATTGCCGAAACGCCTGATACCTATATCGTTGACTACAAAGTTCAGCTATCTAAGGACGACGCCAAAACGCTTACCGGCTACGTGCAGCTCAGCGGCGAAGGCCGAGCCGGCCAAACGGTGAGCCTGAATATTGCCGAAGCGGAAATTAAGCAAACCATGAAAACCGACGCCGAAGGGCGCGCCACCTTCAGCGTGCCGGCCCGCAAGCTCACGCTCTGGTCGCCCCAAACGCCCAAGCTCTATACTGTTGCCTTAAGTGCGAGTGGCGACGCTATTCAGGACAAAATCGGCTTCCGCACCATTCAGACGCGGGGTCAGGACATTTTGCTGAACGGCAAGCCCATCTTTATGCGTGGCATTTCCATGCACGATGAAAACCCGCTAATTCCCGGCCGGGCCCGCGGCGAAGGCGACTTACGCATGATGCTGACTTGGGCCAAGGAGCTGGGCTGCAACTTCGTGCGCCTCGCTCACTACCCGCACAACGAAATCATGCTCAAGCTGGCCGACGAAATGGGCTTGTTGGTGTGGGCTGAAGTGCCGGTGTACTGGACCATTGCCTGGGAAAATCCCGCGACTTACCAGAATGCCGAAACCCAGCTCTCGGACCTGATCAACGTGGGTAAAAACCGCGCGAGCATTGTGATTTGGTCGGTGGGTAACGAAACGCCACTGGGCGAGCCCCGCCTGAAGTTTATGAGCAACCTGGCGAAGAAAGCGCGCAGCCTAGATGATACGCGCATGATTTCGGCCGCGCTGGAGCTGCACCGCACCCCCGACAACGTGATCCACGTGGACGACCCGCTGGGCGAGTTCCTGGACCTGACCAGCATCAACGAGTACGCTGGCTGGTACTGGGGCGGCAAGCCCGGCGAAATCACCAAGTATAGCTTCGACATCAAGTACAAAAAACCCGTGATCATCAGCGAGTTTGGCGGCGATGCCCTTGCCGGATACCACGGCGACGCCAACACCCGCTGGAGCGAGGAGTACCAGGAAGCATTGTACCAGAACCAGATCAAGATGCTGGGGGGCATTTCTGGTCTCCGCGGCATGACTCCCTGGATTCTGGCCGACTTCCGCGCCACCCGCCGCCAGCACCCCGTGTATCAGAACGGCTTCAACCGCAAAGGCTTGATTTCGAGCACCGGCGTAAAGAAAAAAGCCTTCTACGTGCTGCAGGAATATTATCGGCAGCTGGCCCAGAAATACGACAGCAAATAG
- a CDS encoding sialate O-acetylesterase: MKYAATLLLSLTLLLTGSAGAQSLRPRLREVVAPPARKEQFRLYLLIGQSNMAGRGVVAAQDTLPNPRVLRLNQAGQWEVAKDPVHFDKPVAGMGPGLSFGKTLVAQEAGITVGLIPCAVGGSAIAFWQPGVFYPATKTYPYDDALARAKAAMQSGTLAGIIWHQGESDSNPAGSEAYAQNLTELIVRLRQDLQAPSVPFVAGQLPAFQIEKADSLGRKTTNAAAIRLNEAIATLARMVPHYAYISAEGTHDNGDQIHLDAASARLMGQRYARAIRSLQAKAKRPKRS, from the coding sequence ATGAAGTACGCCGCTACTTTGCTGCTGAGCTTAACGCTCCTGCTAACAGGCTCGGCCGGTGCGCAGAGTCTGCGGCCGCGGCTGCGCGAGGTGGTAGCGCCGCCGGCGCGTAAGGAGCAGTTTCGGCTTTACCTGCTCATTGGGCAGTCGAATATGGCGGGGCGCGGGGTGGTAGCAGCGCAGGATACACTTCCTAACCCGCGGGTGTTGCGCCTAAACCAAGCCGGGCAGTGGGAAGTAGCCAAAGACCCCGTTCACTTCGATAAGCCGGTAGCCGGCATGGGGCCAGGACTTAGCTTCGGCAAAACTCTGGTTGCGCAGGAGGCCGGCATCACCGTGGGGCTGATTCCGTGCGCGGTAGGCGGGTCGGCCATTGCCTTTTGGCAGCCGGGCGTGTTTTACCCCGCCACCAAAACCTACCCCTACGACGATGCCCTAGCGCGGGCCAAAGCAGCAATGCAGAGCGGTACCCTGGCCGGCATCATTTGGCACCAGGGCGAATCGGACAGCAACCCCGCCGGCAGTGAGGCTTATGCCCAAAACCTGACTGAATTAATTGTGCGGCTGCGTCAGGATCTGCAAGCTCCTAGCGTGCCCTTTGTGGCTGGTCAGCTGCCCGCATTTCAGATAGAAAAAGCCGATAGCCTCGGTCGCAAAACCACTAATGCTGCGGCCATTCGCCTCAATGAGGCCATAGCTACTCTTGCCCGAATGGTGCCGCATTACGCTTACATCAGCGCTGAGGGCACCCACGACAACGGCGACCAAATCCACCTAGATGCCGCCTCCGCCCGGCTTATGGGCCAGCGCTATGCCCGGGCAATACGCAGTCTGCAAGCCAAGGCCAAACGCCCCAAACGCTCCTGA
- a CDS encoding agarase produces the protein MLRSALHDVRLVGAFLLLLGATTAAQAQNRDSAEYTLRVAAKKTINNSAIDGKAGFSEYKNYPTRTIAQLQGFKPATVKLSKYGGRLDKHTKATGFFHVKKIEGRWWAIDPEGYYFLHNAPNDVQPGRSERTKKALQEKYKDNAGWMSATRKFLFANGFNGAGAWSATKEIQAENVKADKPLAYTINLDLMSGYGSKRGGTYVQPGHKGYPNDVIFVFDPGFEEFVEEATKQLAKNKNDKNLFGYFSDNEMPLLRKNLDGYLTLPPTEPGYVAAKKWADERGITLATITDQHRQDFLAYAAERYFSIVAKAMKKNDPNHMYLGCRFHGAQRYYPELMRVAGKYLDAVSINYYNNWTPEKKWVAEWEQVAGKPFMVTEWYVKGEDAPGLANTAGAGWVVKTQEDRGLFYQNFTLGLLESKNCVGWHWFKYQDNDPTLVGAEPSNTNANKGIVNNYLEPYTPLLDKMRELNQQMYTLADFFDKRQPQP, from the coding sequence ATGCTTCGCTCTGCTCTGCATGACGTTCGACTGGTTGGGGCTTTTCTGTTGCTGCTCGGTGCTACTACTGCTGCACAGGCCCAGAACCGCGATAGCGCCGAATACACCCTGCGCGTAGCGGCTAAAAAGACCATCAATAACTCCGCTATTGATGGAAAAGCGGGTTTCTCGGAGTACAAGAATTACCCTACGCGCACTATTGCGCAGCTGCAAGGCTTCAAGCCCGCTACCGTTAAGCTGAGCAAATACGGCGGACGGCTGGACAAGCACACCAAGGCCACGGGCTTTTTCCACGTGAAGAAAATCGAAGGACGCTGGTGGGCTATTGATCCGGAGGGTTACTACTTCCTGCACAATGCCCCTAATGACGTGCAGCCGGGCCGCTCGGAGCGCACGAAGAAGGCTTTGCAGGAGAAGTATAAGGACAATGCGGGCTGGATGTCCGCCACCCGTAAGTTTCTGTTTGCGAACGGCTTTAACGGCGCGGGCGCCTGGTCAGCGACCAAGGAGATTCAGGCCGAAAACGTGAAGGCTGATAAGCCGCTGGCTTACACCATCAATCTGGATTTGATGAGCGGTTATGGGAGCAAGCGAGGCGGCACCTACGTGCAGCCCGGCCACAAAGGCTACCCCAACGACGTGATTTTCGTGTTCGATCCAGGCTTCGAGGAGTTCGTTGAGGAGGCTACCAAGCAGCTGGCTAAGAACAAGAACGACAAGAACCTCTTCGGCTATTTCTCCGACAACGAGATGCCGCTGCTCCGCAAAAACCTCGACGGCTACCTTACGTTGCCCCCCACCGAGCCCGGCTACGTGGCCGCCAAAAAGTGGGCCGACGAGCGCGGTATTACCCTGGCCACCATCACCGACCAGCACCGCCAGGATTTCCTGGCCTACGCCGCCGAGCGCTACTTTTCCATCGTGGCCAAGGCCATGAAAAAGAACGACCCCAACCACATGTACCTCGGCTGCCGCTTCCACGGCGCCCAACGCTACTACCCCGAGCTAATGCGCGTGGCAGGCAAATACCTCGATGCTGTGAGCATCAACTACTACAACAACTGGACGCCCGAGAAGAAGTGGGTGGCCGAGTGGGAGCAGGTAGCCGGCAAGCCTTTCATGGTGACGGAATGGTACGTGAAGGGCGAAGACGCCCCCGGACTGGCCAACACTGCAGGCGCAGGCTGGGTAGTGAAGACGCAGGAGGACAGGGGGCTTTTTTACCAGAATTTCACGCTGGGTTTGCTGGAATCAAAGAATTGCGTGGGCTGGCACTGGTTTAAGTACCAGGATAATGACCCCACCCTGGTGGGCGCTGAGCCCTCGAATACCAATGCCAACAAGGGCATTGTGAATAACTACCTGGAGCCCTACACACCGCTGCTGGATAAGATGCGCGAGCTAAACCAGCAGATGTACACCCTGGCCGACTTCTTCGACAAACGCCAGCCCCAACCATGA
- a CDS encoding RagB/SusD family nutrient uptake outer membrane protein — protein sequence MTFNYKNILVGAGVTVLLGLTSLGTTSCRDEFIDLTDPTRLPTVEGYTDSLSIFNGVTATYASLQDLYGRSGGSRGLFIFGEIPSDNSFTVSSGERLNEYNDFTLVSDNQHLQSYWQSTYRTIARCNIVLNRGGAVKLTDATRNRFYAEVRFIRALAYFNAVRIWGEVPLVTREIESIPEAYEFGRQPVTEVYALIEEDLAFAEANLPPTQTTANLGRATKGAATALLGKVLLTQKKYQQAVSTLQPLATGTTYALQPAYANIFLTTNEMNSEIIFAARYSKGALGVGSAFSTWFMPALTAAVATTVNGNVGTGQQFNSVDPDLVAAFTASGTTDVRATASFGAFTSGSNPTLYYTKKYNDVPTSAFDAENDWIVLRYADVLLMYAEAVNELSGPNAAALTAVNQVIRRSRNLPVATPSATVDLPAATTREALRTRLEVERRLELNFEGHRWFDLVRTDRAIPVMNAFFTRANSTIRLSQNSLLFPIPVQEIQTNPILTQNPGYN from the coding sequence ATGACTTTCAACTACAAAAATATACTTGTCGGTGCTGGCGTAACGGTGCTGCTGGGCCTGACTTCCCTGGGCACTACCTCGTGTCGGGACGAATTTATTGACCTAACCGACCCCACGCGCCTGCCTACCGTGGAGGGCTACACCGATTCATTGAGCATCTTCAACGGGGTGACGGCGACTTACGCCTCCTTGCAGGACTTGTACGGTCGCTCGGGCGGCAGCCGCGGCCTGTTCATCTTCGGCGAAATTCCGTCGGATAACAGCTTCACCGTGTCGTCGGGCGAGCGACTCAACGAGTACAACGATTTCACGCTGGTGAGCGACAATCAGCACCTACAGAGCTATTGGCAATCGACGTACCGCACCATTGCGCGCTGCAACATTGTGCTGAACCGCGGTGGCGCTGTCAAGCTCACCGATGCTACTCGTAACCGGTTCTACGCGGAGGTGCGCTTCATTCGAGCCTTAGCCTACTTCAATGCCGTGCGCATCTGGGGCGAAGTGCCGCTGGTGACCCGTGAAATCGAAAGCATTCCCGAAGCCTACGAATTTGGTCGTCAACCAGTGACGGAAGTGTACGCGCTGATTGAGGAAGACCTGGCTTTCGCCGAAGCTAACTTGCCGCCGACGCAAACCACTGCCAACCTCGGCCGCGCTACCAAAGGTGCTGCTACAGCTTTGCTGGGCAAGGTGCTACTTACGCAGAAGAAGTATCAGCAGGCTGTGAGTACGCTGCAGCCGCTAGCCACCGGCACAACGTACGCGTTGCAGCCTGCTTATGCCAACATCTTTCTGACTACCAATGAGATGAACAGCGAAATCATCTTCGCGGCGCGCTACAGCAAGGGCGCACTTGGGGTGGGTAGTGCGTTCAGCACTTGGTTTATGCCGGCCCTAACCGCCGCGGTGGCTACCACCGTAAATGGCAACGTGGGCACCGGCCAGCAGTTCAACAGTGTAGATCCGGACCTAGTAGCCGCCTTCACGGCCAGCGGCACGACGGATGTACGTGCCACTGCCTCTTTCGGTGCCTTCACCAGCGGCAGCAACCCTACGCTCTACTATACCAAAAAGTACAACGACGTGCCTACCAGCGCCTTCGATGCCGAAAACGACTGGATCGTGTTGCGTTACGCCGATGTGCTGCTGATGTATGCCGAAGCCGTGAATGAGCTAAGCGGCCCCAACGCTGCTGCTCTTACGGCCGTGAACCAGGTAATTCGTCGCTCGCGCAACCTGCCGGTGGCTACGCCCAGCGCCACCGTAGATTTGCCCGCCGCCACCACCCGCGAAGCCCTGCGCACCCGCCTGGAAGTGGAGCGCCGCTTGGAACTGAATTTTGAAGGTCACCGCTGGTTTGATCTGGTGCGCACCGACCGGGCTATTCCAGTAATGAATGCCTTCTTCACCCGCGCCAACAGCACCATTCGCCTCAGCCAGAACTCGCTGCTGTTCCCCATTCCGGTGCAGGAAATCCAAACCAACCCGATTCTGACCCAGAACCCCGGCTACAACTAA